From uncultured Bacteroides sp., a single genomic window includes:
- a CDS encoding 3'-5' exonuclease → MIVKRTITKEDISEMPKVSFEGKIIVICTEKDAQRAVAFLSNYPALGIDSETKPSFVKGKSHKVSLLQISTDDYCFLFRLNLIGLHKALIDLLENPSIVKVGLSLKDDFLALRKRVSFKQQNCIELQEFVKPFGILDKSLQKIYAILFGHKISKAQRLSNWEAETLSPSQQVYAATDAWTCLKIYNLLQELHQTGNYVKEEIVEPVIEEKEKEKE, encoded by the coding sequence ATGATTGTAAAAAGAACGATAACGAAAGAAGATATCTCTGAAATGCCGAAGGTTTCTTTCGAAGGCAAAATAATAGTGATTTGTACGGAAAAAGATGCCCAACGAGCTGTGGCTTTCTTGAGTAATTATCCAGCTTTGGGCATAGACAGTGAAACAAAGCCCTCTTTCGTTAAAGGGAAGTCGCATAAAGTTTCCTTGTTGCAGATTTCTACGGACGATTATTGTTTCCTTTTTCGCTTAAACTTGATAGGTCTTCATAAGGCGCTGATTGATTTACTCGAAAATCCGTCAATCGTTAAAGTAGGACTTTCACTAAAAGATGATTTTCTTGCCTTGCGCAAGAGGGTCTCTTTCAAGCAACAGAACTGCATAGAATTACAGGAGTTTGTGAAGCCATTCGGTATACTGGATAAAAGCCTGCAAAAGATATATGCAATCCTTTTTGGTCACAAGATATCCAAAGCACAGCGCTTGTCCAACTGGGAAGCAGAGACCTTAAGCCCTTCGCAGCAGGTATATGCCGCTACAGATGCATGGACTTGCCTGAAAATTTATAACTTGCTTCAGGAGTTGCATCAAACGGGTAATTATGTGAAAGAGGAGATAGTAGAACCGGTAATTGAAGAAAAAGAAAAAGAAAAAGAATAA
- a CDS encoding class I SAM-dependent rRNA methyltransferase, which translates to MTYKKVYLKSGKEESLKRFHPWIFSGAISRFEGEPEEGEIVDIYTSKKEFIALGHFQIGSIAVRVLSFKQEEINLDFWVRKLEVAYDLRKGIGLAGNPTNNTYRLVHGEGDNLPGLIIDVYAGTAVMQAHSVGMHVYRMDIANALSQVMGDAIENIYYKSETTLPFKAELGQENGFIKGGSSDNIAQEYGLNFHVDWLKGQKTGFFVDQRENRALLERYARGRSVLNMFCYTGGFSFYAMRGGANLVHSVDSSAKAIDLTNKNVELNFPGDTRHTAYAEDAFKYLDRMGDQYDLIILDPPAFAKHRAALRNALQGYKKLNAKAFEKIKPGGILFTFSCSQVVTKDNFRTAVFTAAAMSGRSVRILHQLTQPADHPVNIYHPEGEYLKGLVLYVE; encoded by the coding sequence ATGACTTACAAAAAAGTTTATCTGAAATCAGGGAAAGAAGAATCGTTGAAGCGTTTCCATCCCTGGATTTTTTCAGGCGCAATCAGCCGCTTCGAGGGAGAACCTGAAGAGGGAGAAATTGTAGATATATATACCTCAAAAAAAGAGTTCATTGCTTTAGGCCACTTTCAGATAGGCAGCATCGCTGTAAGAGTTCTCTCTTTTAAACAAGAAGAGATAAATCTGGATTTCTGGGTTAGAAAGCTGGAAGTTGCCTATGATCTGCGTAAGGGGATTGGATTGGCTGGGAATCCTACTAATAATACATATCGGTTAGTACATGGTGAAGGTGACAACCTTCCCGGACTGATTATTGATGTATATGCCGGAACCGCAGTTATGCAGGCTCATTCCGTGGGAATGCACGTTTACCGGATGGATATTGCTAATGCACTTTCTCAGGTAATGGGAGATGCCATTGAAAATATATATTATAAATCGGAAACAACACTTCCTTTCAAGGCGGAACTTGGACAGGAAAATGGATTTATCAAAGGTGGAAGTTCTGACAATATTGCTCAGGAATATGGCCTGAATTTTCATGTAGACTGGCTTAAAGGACAGAAAACCGGATTCTTTGTTGATCAACGTGAAAACCGCGCATTGCTGGAGAGATATGCCAGAGGACGATCTGTATTGAATATGTTCTGTTATACCGGTGGGTTCTCTTTTTATGCCATGCGTGGCGGGGCTAACTTAGTTCACTCTGTGGATAGCTCGGCGAAAGCCATCGATCTGACTAATAAGAATGTGGAACTTAATTTCCCTGGCGACACCCGCCATACGGCTTATGCGGAAGATGCGTTCAAATACCTGGATAGAATGGGGGATCAGTACGATCTGATTATTCTTGATCCGCCGGCTTTTGCCAAACATAGAGCCGCTTTACGCAATGCTTTACAGGGATACAAGAAATTAAATGCCAAGGCTTTTGAAAAAATCAAGCCGGGAGGGATTTTATTTACTTTCTCCTGTTCTCAGGTAGTAACCAAAGATAATTTCCGTACAGCAGTATTTACAGCTGCAGCCATGTCGGGCAGAAGTGTGAGGATTTTGCATCAGCTGACTCAGCCTGCCGATCATCCGGTGAATATTTACCATCCCGAGGGAGAATATTTAAAAGGTTTGGTTTTGTACGTGGAATAG
- a CDS encoding bifunctional nuclease domain-containing protein has protein sequence MDNKVELKVLNISNSQLQANAFALVLEEVDGPRQLPIIIGSIEAQAIAFKLKGLNAPRPFTHDLFVTFSEHLQAKLEQVIIYKAKEGIFYSYLFFNRDGEQFKIDSRTSDAIALALRFGCPIYTTEQILNTEGYIPEVEEEIIEEPEQNTTLEVLKESLAQAIKEENYELASALRDEIKRKEQNK, from the coding sequence GTGGATAATAAAGTAGAACTTAAGGTATTAAATATTTCCAATAGTCAGTTACAGGCAAATGCTTTTGCTTTGGTCCTGGAAGAAGTGGATGGACCTCGTCAGTTGCCTATCATAATTGGTTCCATTGAGGCACAGGCTATTGCTTTTAAGTTGAAAGGACTCAATGCTCCCCGTCCTTTTACGCATGATTTATTTGTTACTTTCTCAGAACATCTTCAAGCAAAACTAGAACAGGTAATTATTTATAAAGCGAAGGAAGGAATCTTTTATTCTTATCTCTTTTTTAATAGAGATGGAGAACAGTTTAAGATAGATTCCAGAACCTCAGATGCTATAGCCTTGGCTCTGCGTTTTGGATGTCCTATCTATACTACCGAACAGATTCTCAATACTGAAGGATATATTCCTGAGGTAGAAGAAGAAATAATAGAAGAACCCGAACAAAACACTACGCTTGAAGTATTAAAAGAATCCCTTGCGCAGGCAATTAAAGAAGAAAATTATGAACTAGCCTCTGCACTGCGCGATGAGATAAAGCGAAAGGAACAGAACAAATAA
- a CDS encoding 16S rRNA (uracil(1498)-N(3))-methyltransferase: MHVFYTPDISVNNELPDEEAQHCIRVLRLSQGDEIMLTDGHGSFYKAEISMASGKKCFVSVIERIPQEKPWPCHLHIAMAPTKNMDRNEWFAEKATEIGFDELTFLNCRFSERKVIKNERIEKILISAIKQSLKATLPQLNEMTDFDRFISRDFPGQKFIAHCYEGEKPLLKDALRKGEDALVLIGPEGDFSPEEVEKALSKGFQPISLGKSRLRTETAALVACHTLNLMNQ; this comes from the coding sequence ATGCATGTATTTTATACTCCCGATATTTCAGTCAATAACGAATTACCCGATGAGGAAGCCCAACACTGTATTCGTGTGCTTCGCCTTTCTCAAGGTGATGAGATTATGCTGACTGATGGACACGGCTCCTTTTATAAAGCAGAAATAAGTATGGCAAGCGGAAAGAAATGTTTTGTTTCCGTTATCGAAAGAATCCCTCAGGAAAAGCCATGGCCATGTCATTTACATATCGCAATGGCTCCAACTAAGAACATGGATCGCAATGAATGGTTTGCCGAAAAAGCTACAGAGATTGGCTTTGACGAACTTACTTTTCTTAATTGTCGTTTTTCAGAAAGAAAAGTAATTAAGAATGAGCGAATTGAAAAAATACTTATTTCTGCCATTAAGCAGTCTTTGAAAGCAACTCTCCCCCAATTGAATGAAATGACCGACTTCGACCGGTTCATATCTCGTGATTTCCCCGGACAAAAGTTTATAGCTCACTGTTATGAAGGCGAAAAGCCGTTGCTGAAAGACGCACTTCGGAAAGGAGAAGATGCATTGGTACTGATTGGACCAGAAGGAGACTTCAGTCCGGAAGAGGTGGAAAAGGCTCTTTCAAAAGGTTTTCAACCAATTAGTCTCGGAAAATCCAGACTGCGCACTGAAACAGCAGCTTTAGTGGCATGTCACACCCTGAATCTTATGAATCAATAA
- a CDS encoding DUF4836 family protein: MNKSKFFLNLSVLLVAVLLLGSCSKDKEYTRVIPSNASLVVSFDVQSMIKKSGLANNKESIVKNMTSVLGNEKLAKIVQNPSEAGLSLEEKAYIFLTANEEPVALFKVSDQDKLEDAFKLMQQNGICDAVERNGDFSSVALGGYGICAFDASTLIVLRTSNVHSIPVKEQVTKMMDQSEKISIMSNKGFQKLMEKKSDIGFYGSFASMPQFTSASMMMGFPEDVDMREMMMLAQINFEDGKIAIEGEYYTENESLKEYFKKQAEMGGKINHTFLKRFPVSSLAYLSTNVKGDKLYEMLAKSPEFKGLVKDSRLTPGFDLKKSVTSLKGDVAIALTNISESGTPSILAYADVKDPSAAGIVYAFKKDFDEAGMTIASSGKNEYVVKTKMFPSPIHFGVRADYFYLTNDDNLYKNIGKDVTNSLANAKYDYLKGNANGYFVLDMENILKLPLVNNAFSRFGSQGVMAQTMLSGFSYAEAYNLNNQKSVCNIYFKDKNQNVLKQLIAGLRQVIG, translated from the coding sequence ATGAATAAATCAAAATTCTTTCTCAATTTATCAGTACTGTTAGTGGCAGTGCTGTTGCTGGGCTCATGTTCCAAGGATAAAGAATATACAAGAGTTATTCCCTCAAATGCTTCACTGGTAGTCTCCTTTGATGTTCAATCGATGATAAAGAAGAGTGGCTTGGCGAATAACAAAGAATCCATCGTGAAGAATATGACGAGTGTTCTGGGTAATGAAAAACTGGCAAAGATAGTTCAGAATCCTTCGGAAGCCGGTCTTTCTCTTGAAGAAAAAGCCTATATTTTCCTTACAGCCAACGAAGAACCTGTTGCTCTGTTTAAAGTATCTGATCAGGATAAACTCGAGGATGCCTTTAAGTTGATGCAGCAAAATGGAATTTGCGATGCAGTGGAGAGAAACGGTGACTTTTCGTCGGTTGCCCTTGGAGGATATGGAATTTGTGCATTCGACGCAAGCACTCTGATTGTGCTGCGGACTTCCAATGTCCATTCAATTCCCGTAAAAGAACAGGTTACAAAAATGATGGACCAAAGTGAGAAAATCAGTATTATGTCCAATAAAGGTTTTCAGAAATTGATGGAAAAGAAGAGCGATATCGGATTTTATGGTTCTTTTGCTTCTATGCCTCAGTTTACCTCTGCTTCCATGATGATGGGATTTCCGGAAGATGTGGATATGCGGGAAATGATGATGCTTGCTCAGATAAATTTTGAAGATGGAAAGATTGCTATCGAAGGAGAGTATTACACGGAAAATGAATCTTTAAAGGAGTATTTTAAGAAGCAGGCTGAAATGGGAGGGAAGATTAATCATACTTTCCTGAAACGTTTCCCTGTCTCTTCGTTGGCTTACCTTTCTACCAATGTGAAAGGTGACAAACTGTATGAAATGCTTGCCAAAAGTCCCGAGTTTAAAGGTCTGGTAAAAGATTCACGTCTCACTCCCGGATTTGATCTGAAGAAGAGTGTTACATCATTGAAAGGAGATGTTGCCATTGCACTTACAAATATTAGCGAAAGTGGAACTCCATCCATCCTGGCTTATGCTGATGTGAAAGATCCTTCGGCTGCCGGAATTGTCTACGCATTCAAAAAAGATTTTGATGAGGCTGGAATGACGATTGCCTCTTCGGGTAAGAATGAATATGTGGTAAAGACTAAAATGTTTCCTTCACCCATTCATTTTGGGGTGAGAGCAGACTATTTCTATTTAACTAATGACGACAATCTCTACAAGAATATAGGTAAGGATGTAACCAACTCGCTGGCCAATGCTAAATATGACTATCTAAAAGGTAACGCTAATGGTTATTTTGTTCTGGATATGGAAAATATCCTAAAATTACCTCTAGTGAATAATGCCTTTTCCCGCTTTGGTTCTCAAGGTGTGATGGCTCAAACCATGCTTTCAGGTTTCTCGTATGCGGAAGCATATAATCTGAACAATCAAAAGAGTGTATGTAACATCTATTTTAAAGATAAAAACCAAAATGTGCTTAAGCAACTCATTGCCGGATTAAGGCAGGTGATTGGTTAA
- a CDS encoding ATP-binding cassette domain-containing protein produces MNNISLQQTLPNVFAERDSIVSDVWKKNLEFRKGEIYLIEADSGTGKSSLCSYIYGYRNDYQGIFSFDKNSIRSLSVSKWVDIRKHSLSMLFQDMRLFTELTALENIQLKNSLTKYKSRQEIENLFEAMGIADKYDSKVGKLSFGQQQRVAFIRSLCQPFDFIFLDEPISHLDETNGQIMGELLMQEVNKQGAGVIVTSIGKHIELNYNKIFKL; encoded by the coding sequence ATGAATAACATTAGCTTACAGCAAACTTTACCGAATGTGTTTGCCGAACGTGATTCTATTGTTTCGGATGTTTGGAAAAAGAATCTGGAGTTCCGCAAAGGAGAAATTTATCTGATTGAAGCGGATTCCGGTACGGGAAAGTCCTCGCTTTGTAGTTATATCTATGGTTACCGGAATGATTATCAGGGAATTTTCAGTTTCGATAAGAATAGCATCCGGTCTCTTTCAGTTTCCAAATGGGTGGATATCCGGAAACACTCTCTGAGTATGCTTTTTCAGGATATGAGACTTTTTACGGAACTCACTGCTCTGGAGAATATACAATTAAAGAATAGTCTGACTAAGTACAAGTCCAGGCAGGAAATCGAGAATTTGTTTGAAGCGATGGGAATCGCTGATAAGTATGATTCTAAAGTGGGAAAACTATCTTTCGGACAGCAACAGCGCGTGGCGTTTATAAGATCTTTGTGTCAGCCTTTCGACTTTATATTCCTGGATGAACCTATTAGTCACCTCGATGAGACGAATGGTCAGATTATGGGTGAACTTTTGATGCAGGAAGTGAATAAACAGGGAGCGGGTGTTATTGTAACATCTATTGGTAAACATATTGAGTTGAACTACAATAAAATATTTAAGCTATGA